A single Drechmeria coniospora strain ARSEF 6962 chromosome 03, whole genome shotgun sequence DNA region contains:
- a CDS encoding extracellular dipeptidyl-peptidase Dpp4 — MRTSRGQRAAALLALLSSFACAVEPPREAHQPTGNGQGLLTFNETVEPKSLSPSLQVVRWATWGVDGAYVNPDEDGNLVLYQAGTGEPQEFVTADKLVESANDYWVSHDNSTVLTAINATNQYRYSFRADYFVIDVRSGSRKPLVDDQAGDIQYAVFAPRGRHIAFVRGNNIYLRNGDGEVTKLTSDGDPDLYHGVPDWVYEEEILSSRSALWFSPDGASIAFLSFNETGVGTSTVPRYTDRKHRALPYPAETRLRYPKAGTRNPTVGLSIIDVSSKKLSNVPLSRFPDGSGIVGEVAWVTNGHAALVYRIFNRVQDRSRHVLVNMETGHPRAFVVRERDSPDGWLDNSMAMRYVGKLEGRPDDGKKYYADLSDESGWTHIYLYPTRSNSSIQLTDGDWEVEAILHVDACRGLVYYTAAKRHSTERHVYSVSWVTMESSPLVNDTVPALWPNVPYQEVRATDGGKALQTLTANADVHEALNEYKLPNITYFELQRDSDADRPNMTDLEKEMGGYKLNVMQILPPAFNPAKKYPVLFCPYGGPNSQAVLKSFQPYDWKTYIASDPELQFVIYVVDNRGTGFQGRRFRSVVARQLGKLEADDQIWAAKELIKTKGFIDDGHVGIFGWSYGAFVAAKAIEKDDGVFTFGLAAAPMIDPRLYDFMYIERYMKTPGTNAAGYEEAAVRRAAGFQNLAGAFSVAHGMADDNVHFQNTAALVDVLIGDGLSSDRLRMMAFPDSDHTIAHHGAWVYLHKFFTARLWDELQRTSDARKTHQWSKKESPEARPEVR; from the exons ATGCGGACCTCGCGTGGCCAACGAGCGGCAGCGCTCCTCGCCCTGCTGTCCTCCTtcgcctgcgccgtcgaACCTCCTCGGGAGGCTCACCAACCCACAGGCAACGGGCAGGGGCTTCTCACCTTCAACGAAACCGTCGAACCCAAAAGCCTTTCCCCGTCGCTCCAGGTCGTACGCTGGGCCACCTGGGGCGTCGATGGCGCCTACGTCAaccccgacgaggatgggaaCCTCGTCCTGTACCAGGCCGGCACCGGTGAACCCCAGGAATTCGTCACGGCCGACAAGCTGGTGGAGAGTGCAAACGACTACTGGGTCAGCCATGACAATAGTACGGTGCTCACCGCGATCAACGCCACGAACCAGTACCGCTACTCGTTCCGTGCCGACTACTTTGTCATCGACGTCCGGAGCGGCAGCCGGAAGCCGCTGGTGGACGACCAGGCGGGCGATATCCAGTACGCCGTCTTTGCGCCCCGCGGACGGCACATCGCCTTCGTCCGAGGCAACAACATCTACCTGAGgaatggcgacggcgaggtgacGAAGCTGACGTCGGATGGAGACCCCGATCTGTACCACGGCGTGCCCGACTGGGTCTACGAAGAAGAGATCCTCTCCAGCCGCTCGGCCCTCTGGTTCTCTCCCGACGGCGCCTCCATCGCCTTCCTGAGCTTTAACGAGACGGGCGTCGGCACCTCGACCGTTCCCCGCTACACTGATCGAAAGCACCGGGCGCTGCCGTACCCGGCCGAGACCAGGCTCCGCTATCCCAAGGCGGGAACGAGGAACCCGACGGTCGGCCTCAGCATCATCGACGTCTCTTCCAAGAAGCTCTCGAACGTCCCCTTGAGCCGGTTTcccgacggcagcggcatcgtcggcgaggtcgccTGGGTCACCAACGGCCACGCGGCGCTCGTGTACCGCATCTTCAACAGGGTCCAGGACCGCTCCAGGCACGTCCTCGTCAACATGGAAACCGGACACCCTCGCGCCTTTGTTGTCCGGGAGCGCGATTCCCCCGACGGCTGGCTCGATAATTCCATGGCCATGCGCTACGtcggcaagctcgagggTCGGCCCGATGACGGCAAAAAGTACTACGCTGACCTGTCGGATGAGTCGGGCTGGACGCACATTTACCTGTACCCGACCAGAAGCAACTCCTCCATCCAGCTCACCGACGGTGACTGGGAGGTCGAGGCCATCCTCCACGTCGACGCCTGCCGCGGCCTCGTCTACTACACGGCCGCGAAGCGCCACAGCACCGAGCGGCACGTCTACAGCGTCTCGTGGGTGACGATGGAGTCGTCACCCCTCGTCAACGATACCGTGCCGGCCTTGTG GCCCAACGTGCCTTATCAGGAAGTGCGTGCAACCGACGGCGGGAAGGCTCTTCAGACGCTGACGGCCAACGCCGACGTGCACGAGGCGCTCAATGAGTACAAGCTGCCCAACATCACCTACTTCGAGCTGCAGAGGGACTCCGATGCCGACCGGCCCAACATGACCGACTTGGAGAAGGAGATGGGCGGCTACAAACTCAACGTGATGCAGATCCTGCCACCCGCCTTCAACCCCGCCAAGAAGTATCCCGTTCTCTTCTGTCCCTACGGCGGGCCTAACTCGCAGGCGGTCCTCAAGTCCTTCCAGCCGTACGACTGGAAGACGTACATTGCGTCCGATCCGGAATTGCAGTTCGTCATCTACGTCGTCGACAACCGCGGCACCGGATTTCAGGGCCGCCGCTTccgcagcgtcgtcgcccgtcagCTCGGGAAGCTTGAGGCCGACGACCAGATTTgggcggccaaggagctTATCAAGACCAAAggcttcatcgacgacggacaCGTCGGTATCTTCGGGTGGTCCTACGgcgccttcgtcgccgccaaggccatcgagaAGGACGATGGAGTCTTCACCTTTGGCCTCGCGGCCGCTCCCATGATCGACCCGCGCCTTTACGATTTCATGTACATTGAGCGATACATGAAGACGCCGGGGACGAACGCCGCCGGCTACGAGGAGGCTGCCGTCCgtcgcgccgccggcttccagaatctcgccggcgcctttTCCGTCGCCCAcggcatggccgacgacaatGTCCACTTCCAGAACAcggcggccctcgtcgacgtgctcatcggcgacggcctttCGTCAGACCGCCTCCGGATGATGGCCTTTCCTGACAGCGACCACACGATTGCGCACCACGGCGCGTGGGTGTATCTCCACAAATTCTTTACGGCTCGCCTCTGGGACGAGTTGCAGCGGACGTCGGACGCCCGAAAGACGCACCAGTGGAGCAAGAAGGAGTCCCCGGAGGCGAGGCCCGAGGTGCGATGA
- a CDS encoding exonuclease III, translating to MPMAYLLSTAAAGLGLLASAFAAPATTGSIALASGKSLFTFDYVTPQAHAKNWIGIYNIYSGGPEKEKFVSPSITWEYAPATEGGVHIPAAKLQPGSYKAYFLAEDGYRWLARPVSFVVAGKGALAFTVDQFTTRNGRVGDGFRASISGLLANPPDAKTSFSKVSGPAWVRVSADGTLSGIPDAAGTSRVTVRATATDGSQASLEATIPVRKYGTPLVDRLGALSFNLWHGGTQVSDYHRKQVQFIVSTGVDVVGFQESTGGHAIRLAQALGWDVYQGNDVGIISRYPIVQVYPDMWVAGAVRISLDGENRQVIVWNVHLGYTPYGPYDFCFDKMSWERVLRRETESGRTPQIRDVLGRMKTQLSNTSRVPIILLGDFNAPSHLDWTDDTRGQHCGVGLTPWPTSIEPFKLGLVDSFREIHPDPARVPGNTWSPVYLDNAGRREPLDRIDFIYHKGLTVVDSQVLVVGKPAPQPNHRHNEWTTDHAAVKSVFQLGKE from the coding sequence ATGCCCATGGCCTACCTGCTCTCGACGGCtgcggccggcctcggcctcctcgccagcGCCTTCGCGGCCCCTGCAACGACTGGATCGATCGCCTTGGCCAGCGGCAAGAGCCTCTTCACCTTTGACTACGTTACGCCGCAGGCGCACGCGAAGAACTGGATCGGCATCTACAACATATACTCCGGCGGGCCCGAGAAGGAAAAGTTCGTTTCGCCATCGATAACGTGGGAGTACGCGCCCGcgaccgagggcggcgtccACATCCCGGCTGCCAAGCTGCAGCCGGGGTCCTACAAGGCCTATTTccttgccgaggacggcTACAGGTGGCTCGCCCGTCCGGTGTCCTTTGTCGTCGCCGGTAAGGGGGCCCTCGCCTTTACCGTTGATCAGTTTACCACCCGCAACGGccgtgtcggcgacggcttTCGGGCGAGCATCTCCGGCCTGCTGGCGAACCCGCCCGACGCCAAGACGAGCTTCTCCAAGGTGTCAGGCCCCGCTTGGGTCCGCGTttcggccgacggcaccttGTCCGGCATTCCTGACGCTGCCGGCACCTCCCGCGTGACGGTCCGGGCGACAGCCACCGACGGCTCTCAGGCGTCCCTCGAGGCAACCATCCCCGTGCGCAAGTATGGGACGCCTCTCGTCGACCGCCTTGGGGCTCTCTCCTTTAACCTCTGGCACGGAGGCACGCAGGTCAGTGACTACCACCGTAAGCAGGTCCAGTTCATCGTCTCCACCGGTGTCGACGTTGTCGGCTTTCAGGAGAGCACCGGTGGCCACGCCATCCGTCTCGCTCAGGCCCTTGGCTGGGATGTCTACCAGGGCAATgacgtcggcatcatcaGTCGCTATCCCATCGTCCAAGTATATCCTGACATGTGggtggccggcgccgtccgcatctccctcgacggcgaaaaCCGGCAGGTGATTGTGTGGAACGTCCATCTCGGCTACACGCCGTACGGACCATACGATTTTTGCTTTGACAAGATGAGCTGGGAGCGTGTGCTCCGACGCGAAACCGAGTCCGGTCGGACGCCCCAGATACGCGATGTCCTTGGTCGGATGAAGACCCAGCTGTCCAACACGAGCCGCGTTCCCATCATCCTCCTTGGCGACTTCAACGCGCCCTCCCATCTTGACTGGACCGACGACACGCGAGGCCAGCACTGCGGCGTAGGCTTGACTCCCTGGCCGACTTCTATTGAGCCCTTCAAGCTTGGTCTCGTCGACTCGTTCCGTGAGATCCACCCGGACCCGGCAAGGGTGCCGGGTAACACCTGGTCGCCTGTTTACCTCGATAACGCAGGTCGTCGGGAGCCGCTCGATCGTATCGACTTCATCTACCACAAGGGCTTGACCGTTGTCGACTCgcaggtcctcgtcgtgggGAAGCCTGCGCCACAGCCAAACCATCGACACAACGAATGGACAACAGACCACGCCGCTGTCAAGTCGGTCTTTCAGTTGGGGAAAGAGTAG
- a CDS encoding glycosyl hydrolase: MWAIRRYILTGILLFVFISLWRNYGTSSLLPSSLLDQLQLDSGSFPKDDFFWRNLEPQFPVTSFRPLPTGTAKTLPPVQAKFEPESDQDKQLRLSRRGVIKDAFSKAWTSYRKHAWMRDEVGPVSGQPKNSLNGWGATLVDALDTLWIMDMKPEFEEAIAAVHKNISFAFSNTPGISVFETTIRYLGGLLAAHDLSGDRRMLLKARDVGDMLYMSFDTPNHLPSLRWELKEAAQKQSQSAAQVALLAEIGSLSLEFTRLSLLTGDPKYHDAVDNIAQLLHRAQMYTKVPGLWPAFINPADEDFDSGSFYTLGGMSDSAYECPLKTAALLGQDSGKWVEMYLESMKASNEYLFFRPMTPENDDILFSGVLHANRNSDGTSVILVPSSGHLTCFLGGVLALGSKLLKEESHLALAEKITKGCVWAYSALPSGVMPEVLELTRCADRNNCPWSESTWHDAVAAANADRAEGKPGSELAQQFKLPKGISKINDGRYVLRPEAIESVFVMYRVTGDKKWQDIAWKMWESIDALTSTSRGHSAVTNVNANHHEGEAADKIDVMESYWLGETLKYFYLIFSEPELINLDDWVLTTEAHPLRRFKQGD; the protein is encoded by the coding sequence ATGTGGGCCATTCGAAGATACATCCTCACCGGcatcctcctcttcgtcttcaTCTCCCTCTGGCGCAACTACGGCACGAGCAgcctgctgccgtcgagccTGCTCGACCAGCTCCAGCTCGACTCGGGCAGCTTCCCCAAGGATGACTTCTTCTGGCGCAACCTCGAGCCCCAGTTCCCCGTCACGAGCTTCCGGCCTCTGCCGACGGGCACGGCCAAGACGCTGCCGCCCGTGCAGGCCAAGTTCGAGCCCGAGTCGGACCAGGACAAGCAGCTCCGGCTGAGCCGGCGCGGCGTCATCAAGGATGCCTTCAGCAAGGCCTGGACCTCGTACCGCAAGCACGCCTGGATGAGGGACGAGGTCGGGCCCGTGTCAGGTCAGCCCAAAAACTCGCTCAACGGCTGGGGCgcgacgctcgtcgacgcgctcgacACACTCTGGATCATGGACATGAAGCCTGAGTTCGAAgaggccatcgccgccgtccacaAGAACATCTCGTTCGCCTTCTCCAACACGCCCGGCATCTCCGTCTTCGAGACGACGATCCGCTacctcggcggcctcctcgccgcccacgacCTCAGCGGCGACCGGCGCATGCTCCTCAAGGCacgcgacgtcggcgacatgCTCTACATGTCCTTCGACACGCCCAACCACCTGCCCTCGCTCCGCTGGGAGCTCAAGGAGGCGGCCCAGAAGCAGTCCCAGTCGGCGGCGCAGGTGGCGCTGCTCGCCGAGATCGGCTCGTTGAGCCTCGAGTTCACGCGGCTCAGCCTGCTCACGGGCGACCCCAAGTaccacgacgccgtcgacaacaTCGCCCAGCTGCTCCACCGGGCCCAGATGTACACCAAGGTGCCGGGCCTCTGGCCGGCCTTTATCAacccggccgacgaggacttCGACTCGGGCTCCTTTTACACCCTCGGCGGCATGTCGGACAGCGCCTACGAGTGCCCGCTGAAGAcggccgccctcctcggccaggaCTCGGGCAAGTGGGTCGAGATGTACCTCGAGAGCATGAAGGCCTCGAACGAGTACCTCTTCTTCCGGCCCATGACGCCCGAAAACGACGACATCCTCTTCTCGGGCGTCCTGCACGCGAACCGCAACAGCGACGGCACCTCGGTCATCCTCGTCCCGAGCTCGGGCCACCTCACCtgcttcctcggcggcgtcctcgccctcggcagcaAGCTCCTCAAGGAGGAGTcccacctcgccctcgccgagaagATCACCAAGGGCTGCGTCTGGGCCTACTCGGCCCTGCCGTCGGGCGTCATGCCCGAGGTGCTCGAGCTCACGCGCTGCGCGGACCGAAACAACTGCCCGTGGTCGGAGTCGACGTggcacgacgccgtcgccgccgccaacgccgaccGGGCCGAGGGAAAGCCCGGCTCGGAGCTCGCGCAGCAGTTCAAGCTGCCCAAGGGCATCTCCAAGATCAACGACGGCCGGTACGTGCTGCggcccgaggccatcgagagCGTCTTCGTCATGTACCGCGTCACGGGCGACAAGAAGTGGCAGGACATTGCATGGAAAATGTGGGAGTCGATCGACGCCCtcacgagcacgagccgGGGCCACAGCGCCGTGACCAACGTCAACGCCAACCACCatgagggcgaggcggccgacaagATCGACGTCATGGAGAGCTACTGGCTTGGCGAGACGCTCAAGTACTTTTACCTCATCTTCTCGGAGCCCGAGCTGatcaacctcgacgactGGGTGCTCACAACGGAGGCGCACCCGCTCCGGAGGTTCAAGCAAGGCGACTAG